A stretch of DNA from Methylogaea oryzae:
ACGTCTTTCACGCTGAGCATTTCGCCCAGTTTGACCCGCTTCGGCGAATAACGCGTCAACAGCAGGTATTCCTTGATGGGCTCCATGTTTTGCTCGGCCCGGCGCGATTTGCTGGCCAACAGGCCCAGCATGCGGTCCGAGTCGCGCACCGAGGACACCTCCGGGTTGGTCACCACGATGGCGTCGTCGGCGAAATACATGGCCAGATGGGCGCCCCACTCGATGCCCGCCGGCGAATCGCAGACGATGTATTCGAAAGTCTTGGACAACTCTTCCAAAATCCGCCCCACCCCTTCCATGGTGAGCGCGTCCTTGTCGCGGGTCTGGGATGCGGGCAGGATGGAAAGGTTCTCGCAGCGCTTGTCCTTGATCAACGCCTGATTGAGGCTGGCCTCTTCGTTGATGACGTTGATGAGGTCGTACACCACGCGCCGCTCGCACCCCATGATCAAGTCCAGGTTGCGCAGGCCCACGTCGAAGTCGATCACGACGGTGCGGTGGCCCTTCAGCGCCAAGCCCATGGAAAACGCGGCGCTGGTGGTGGTCTTACCCACACCGCCTTTGCCCGATGTCACAACAATGATTCTTGCCAACTTCCTTTCCTCCGACAGTAAACTGGGATTGCAGGGTTACAGCGGTTCGATGATGAGCGATTCGCCCTGCAGGTAAATCTGCACGGCCTTGCCGCGTACGCTGTCGTCCAGGTTTTCGCTGATGCGGTAATTGCCCGCCACCGACACCAGCTCGGCCTGCAAGTCCTGGCAGAAAATGCGGCAACTGGTGTCGCCGTTGACGCCGGCCAGGGCGCGTCCGCGCAAAGTGCCGTAAACATGGATATTGCCGTCGGCGATGATTTCCGCCCCGGCGCTGACGGTGGCCATCACGATCAAATCGCCCTTCTGAGCATAGACCCGCTGTCCCGAGCGTATCGGCTGGGTGATCGTCCGCGTGCGCTTTTCCGCCGATTGCGCATCGATCTGGGGTTGCTCCGACCTAGGCGCGGCTTCCACCGGAGCGGCCGTCTCGCCGCTGCCGCTATATACCGCTTGCGGTTCGGAGCGCCCCTCGAACACCACCAGCCCGGCCGCCTGCGCGGTCTGGTGCAAGTCTTCGCTGCCGCCGCGCACGCCGATGGGCTGCACGCCCAACGCGCGCAGCTTGCTCAACAAAGCAGAAAAGTCTACGTCGCTGGCGACCAAGCCGCTCAGCTCGACCATCACCGGCGCGTTGCGGAAAAACTCCGGCGCCTGATCGATTTTCTCGGCGAACTGCTCGGCGACCAGATCGATATCGGCGGTCAATAAACGCAATACCGGCACGGTAACCGAACCGCTGCGCAGCTCAATGGCCGGCCTGATTTTTTGGGGACGGGGAGGGGCGCTCATCCTATTCGCTTGAAAGTTGGGCCATCGGCAATAATGTACGGCAGTTTAGCATTACCGCCACCGCATGGTAAACGCCACGGGACCGGCGCCGGCGCGCGCCGAAAACCGCCGGAAGCGACCGGTTTCCCAGGCCGCCACGAGACGCAAGGCCAAGGCGGCTCGGCGGGATTAAGCGTCCTTGCGCAAATGCAGCAAGGTGAACAATCCCATGGGCGGCAGGGTATGGCGGCTCACTTCCTTGAGCGAGGTATGGGACAGGATTTCCTGCACCGGCATGTCGGGACGCCAGCCCAGGCGCTCCGACAAAGGCGCCAGCATGCCTTCGAAACGGCGGCGAAAACCGCTTTCCGAGGCGAAATGGTTGACGATGACCACGCTGCCGCCGGGCTTGCACACCCGCTCGATTTCCCGCATCACCTTGGCCGGCTCCGGCACCACCGACATGACGTAGGCCGCCACCACCGTGTCGAAACTGTTATCGGCGAAAGTCATTTGCCGCGCATCCATGATTTCCAGGCTCTGCACGTGGGCCAGCCGCTTGCGGGCGATACGCTGATGGGCGCGTTCCAACATGTGGGGCGACACGTCGATGCCGTAGATCTTGTGATCGTGGCGGTAATGGCGCAGGCCGATGCCGGTGCCGACGCCCACTTCCAGCACGGCGCCGGGGCGGTGGTTGGAAATTTCCGCCGCCAGCGCCCGGCCGTGGAAGCTCAAAAGCCAGCCGAACGTGTGGTCGTACACCGGCGCATAACGGGCATACGACTTCAAAATGGACTCGATTTGCATCTCTCTCCCCTGCCGGCCAAGGCGGACCGCCTGGTGGTTGTGGTTATGGGTTGCGCGCCCGGCGGACGCAGAAAACGGCGCAGCAACCCGGCAGGCCGCCGCACCGTTCGATGATGGGGATATGGTATAGGCTGGATGCGGAATTACAACCGGCCCCCGGGGCCGGAACGCACCGCCCGAGAACTATTGTTCCTGGGTGATGAAAGCCAGCTTGGTGATGCCGGCGTGCTGAGCCAGGGCCATCACCTGGGCGACCTTGCCGTAAGGCACGGCGGTGTCGGCGTGGAACTGCACGGTGGTCTCGGGATCGCCTTTCAATTGGTCGCTGAAGCGTTGCCCCAGGGCTTCCAGCGCCGTGGCCTGCTCGTTGACCGTGATGCCGCCCTGGGCGTCGATGCTGACCGTCAGCAGGTGTTTTTCCGGCGCCGGCGCGGCCTGTTCGGTTTTCGGCAGGTTGACGTGCACCGCCTGGGTCAGCAAAGGCGCTGTGACGATGAACACCACCAGCAGCACCAGCATCACGTCCACCAGCGGCGTGACGTTGATTTCGGCCATCGCTTCGTCGGAGGACTCGGTCTTGAACGCCATGCTTATTTACCCTCGTTGGCTTGCAGATTGGCCTTGACGGCCAGGTGGAGAAAATCGGTGGCGAAATATTCCAGTTCCGCCTCGCACAGCTTAACTTGGCGCAGGAAAAAATTGTAGGCCAGCACCGCTGGGATGGCCGCCGCGATGCCGATGGCTGTGGCGATCAAGGCTTCGCCGATGGGACCCGCCACCACGTCCAGGCTGGCGGAACCGGCGTGGCTGATGTCCTGCAAGGCGTGCATGATGCCCCACACCGTGCCGAACAGGCCGACGAAGGGCGAGGTGCTGCCGACGCTGGCGAGGATCGACAAGCCCTGCTCCAAGGCCTTGCGTTCCTTGCTGATCTGCTGGCGCAGGCAGCGCTCCAGGATTTCCTGCACGTCGCCGCTCAGTTGCAACATGCGCGACGTGTTGCCCTGCCAATCCGCCAGCAAGGCGAAACCGGCGCCGGCGATGCGGCCGATGGCGCTGGAAGACTGATCCAAGCGCACCGCTTCGCTCAGGTCGGCGGCGCTCCAAAAAGCCTGGGCGTAGGCGCGGTTGCCGCGGTTCACGCGCCACTGCTCGTAACTCTTGAGAAAAATGATCGCCCAAGTGACCACGGAAAAGCCGATCAACACCCAGAGCGTAATCTGGACGATGCCCGCCGACGACATTTCTACCATAGCCTTGCCCTCAGTTTTTTAGTTTGAAATCGATGGGGATGATGACCCAACTGTCCACCGCTTTGTCCCCTTCCTTGG
This window harbors:
- the minD gene encoding septum site-determining protein MinD; translated protein: MARIIVVTSGKGGVGKTTTSAAFSMGLALKGHRTVVIDFDVGLRNLDLIMGCERRVVYDLINVINEEASLNQALIKDKRCENLSILPASQTRDKDALTMEGVGRILEELSKTFEYIVCDSPAGIEWGAHLAMYFADDAIVVTNPEVSSVRDSDRMLGLLASKSRRAEQNMEPIKEYLLLTRYSPKRVKLGEMLSVKDVQDILALHLLGVIPESAAVLGASNSGNPVILDDKSDAGQAYMDVVRRYLGDNVPYRFIDEEKKGMFGRLFGGG
- the minC gene encoding septum site-determining protein MinC, encoding MSAPPRPQKIRPAIELRSGSVTVPVLRLLTADIDLVAEQFAEKIDQAPEFFRNAPVMVELSGLVASDVDFSALLSKLRALGVQPIGVRGGSEDLHQTAQAAGLVVFEGRSEPQAVYSGSGETAAPVEAAPRSEQPQIDAQSAEKRTRTITQPIRSGQRVYAQKGDLIVMATVSAGAEIIADGNIHVYGTLRGRALAGVNGDTSCRIFCQDLQAELVSVAGNYRISENLDDSVRGKAVQIYLQGESLIIEPL
- a CDS encoding class I SAM-dependent methyltransferase, with the protein product MQIESILKSYARYAPVYDHTFGWLLSFHGRALAAEISNHRPGAVLEVGVGTGIGLRHYRHDHKIYGIDVSPHMLERAHQRIARKRLAHVQSLEIMDARQMTFADNSFDTVVAAYVMSVVPEPAKVMREIERVCKPGGSVVIVNHFASESGFRRRFEGMLAPLSERLGWRPDMPVQEILSHTSLKEVSRHTLPPMGLFTLLHLRKDA
- a CDS encoding ExbD/TolR family protein, with product MAFKTESSDEAMAEINVTPLVDVMLVLLVVFIVTAPLLTQAVHVNLPKTEQAAPAPEKHLLTVSIDAQGGITVNEQATALEALGQRFSDQLKGDPETTVQFHADTAVPYGKVAQVMALAQHAGITKLAFITQEQ
- a CDS encoding MotA/TolQ/ExbB proton channel family protein, producing the protein MVEMSSAGIVQITLWVLIGFSVVTWAIIFLKSYEQWRVNRGNRAYAQAFWSAADLSEAVRLDQSSSAIGRIAGAGFALLADWQGNTSRMLQLSGDVQEILERCLRQQISKERKALEQGLSILASVGSTSPFVGLFGTVWGIMHALQDISHAGSASLDVVAGPIGEALIATAIGIAAAIPAVLAYNFFLRQVKLCEAELEYFATDFLHLAVKANLQANEGK